The proteins below come from a single Iocasia fonsfrigidae genomic window:
- the wecB gene encoding non-hydrolyzing UDP-N-acetylglucosamine 2-epimerase, with translation MDRIKVMLVFGTRPEAIKMAPVVKALQVDKRFEAVVVVTAQHREMLDQVLGLFDINPDYDLDIMQGGQSLSEITTRVLMGLEGVISKENPDIVLVHGDTSTTFVAGLAAFYQQVRLGHVEAGLRTYNKYSPFPEEMNRHLTAVLADLHFAPTANSRENLLAENIDPDRVFVTGNTVIDAILETADDDYVFQNDVLEQLDFVNQKIILLTSHRRENLGKPMEDIFTAVRRLIEDNHDVELVFPVHLNPKVREIANDNLEGLNRVHLIEPMEYKPFVNLMARSYLVLTDSGGIQEEAPGLGKPVLVLRDTTERPEAVTAGTVALVGTEENEIYNKASLLLNNKEEYDKMANAVNPYGDGRASQRICERLLYEFGLVDCLSEEYI, from the coding sequence ATGGATAGGATTAAAGTGATGTTGGTTTTTGGGACGAGACCTGAGGCGATTAAGATGGCTCCTGTGGTAAAGGCTCTCCAGGTGGATAAAAGGTTTGAGGCTGTAGTGGTTGTTACTGCTCAGCACCGGGAGATGCTTGATCAGGTTTTAGGGTTGTTTGATATTAATCCAGATTATGACCTGGATATTATGCAGGGGGGACAGTCTTTATCAGAGATAACTACCCGGGTACTTATGGGTCTTGAAGGGGTAATCAGTAAAGAAAATCCGGATATTGTTCTGGTACACGGTGATACCTCGACTACCTTTGTGGCTGGTCTGGCTGCTTTTTACCAGCAGGTGAGGCTAGGGCATGTTGAGGCAGGGTTGAGGACATATAATAAGTATTCCCCTTTTCCTGAAGAGATGAACAGACACCTTACTGCTGTACTGGCAGATCTGCATTTTGCTCCTACAGCAAACTCACGGGAAAATCTACTGGCTGAAAATATAGATCCTGATAGGGTTTTTGTAACGGGAAATACTGTGATAGATGCTATTCTGGAAACAGCAGACGATGATTATGTCTTTCAGAATGATGTTTTAGAGCAGCTAGATTTTGTTAATCAAAAAATAATACTCCTGACATCACACCGTAGGGAGAATCTGGGTAAACCGATGGAGGATATCTTTACTGCTGTAAGGCGGCTTATTGAGGATAATCATGATGTAGAATTGGTTTTCCCAGTTCATTTAAACCCCAAAGTCAGGGAGATTGCCAATGATAACCTGGAGGGTTTAAACAGGGTACACTTAATAGAACCAATGGAGTATAAGCCTTTTGTAAATCTGATGGCTAGGTCTTATCTGGTACTTACAGATTCGGGCGGTATCCAGGAAGAGGCGCCGGGCCTCGGCAAACCAGTACTTGTCCTGCGGGATACAACTGAACGTCCAGAGGCTGTAACAGCTGGTACTGTTGCCCTGGTGGGGACTGAAGAGAACGAAATATATAACAAGGCTAGCCTTCTGCTTAATAATAAAGAAGAATATGATAAGATGGCTAATGCTGTTAATCCATATGGTGACGGTCGGGCCAGTCAGAGAATTTGTGAACGGCTGCTTTATGAATTTGGTTTAGTTGATTGTTTAAGTGAGGAATATATTTAG